The proteins below come from a single Drosophila teissieri strain GT53w chromosome 3L, Prin_Dtei_1.1, whole genome shotgun sequence genomic window:
- the LOC122618328 gene encoding arginine-glutamic acid dipeptide repeats protein isoform X5, with protein MAASTQGEIRVGPGHQVNDVYAKLPDYNPISSFPIDKETDERELEESRWSPGVVADGDLLMFLRAARSMAAFQGMCDGGLEDGCLAASRDDTTINALDVLHDSGYDPGKALQALVKCPVSKGIDKKWTEDETKKFIKGLRQFGKNFFRIHKDLLPHKDTPELVEFYYLWKKTPGANNNRPHRRRRQSALRRNRVTRANNSNSNTPPKKEDTPEPQTATTATAAATAASETASRSSPAVSKEENSSLTEDDASECDSDSSLTHKRDESPSRMRTRNKQQNNNNSSTSSGNNTAGNGGGNATSISSGSTGGGAAGGNSSSKDQSANAVANGKRPKRGSETPDVSGGASVDSPKTPTKAVAESSANKRKGGKQDTPNKKKRTEQESNEPSAHEENAVKEKRKRPDSPVESMNSDSRPDSVLDDGESNTTDTTTAEQQSTKDSKDTVSCKEEREMVTNDLEAKAEEKAIKAEALAEDSKDSAIKNMDEETNIQAPISAETSLVDGPNPNALPSPVAAPITMKVPTIATVEALNASVDRKEAIEKMESCDSDPEMLKKLATIKQEVSPQQQQHLQQPSQQQMQQQLAPVGLQPPPSCPPSESVYIKKEPMEDSMDATCNQNSNEPQDLKVKIEIKNEDALKHSVGGMPPSGPCAPPSALHPLSGAPVESGQEPLHLQHMPHGPVPTQPPPGYLIDGQLKYGPPGQGVPPQPPQLHSDAAGGVSGAPPGAPTTPQKYPPEMEMKFAPQDLKYPPPPPLDALKYSQEMQAAAAAAAAAGKYDMKYMIEQQGKYNVELSAAHQPPSKPGYQDSLKIPDIKPGFGHMPHTVSSPMDAAHKYGPPPTSQESQQQQPQPSAHQVPPGATPPPGIAMPKPHYQHDVQTPPLGRPFEPTGLMLKYGDPLAAKYGPPQDLKYPMPPVSQAGPADIKPYGGENLIKSSPYGPPPESPIDASARSTPGQDSQGSNSNSQPPSMPPQPQQFQSPHPSPHMPSPAGGGLPPGMHPQNLIHGPPPGAAGGSGPQPPPPPTSLHQPTPTSAGPPSLQHGLHPGHQHSQLSAATSLPPSSIGIPPTLSTMAPSHMHPHLHPHAHLQGLHRPHDLPPSMHPHAPMPLSLQGHPQHGHGLPPSHPSQQQQQQQQQQTGGPAGTVRTPSPAQQPPRSLHDPQSSREPPTSQPSTTMAGSSGPGGPPPQQSPHAHRTSPLPGLAGSGPPPPGLIGHPMAIHPHLAHLPPGHPAHAALAHPGHHLLSHSIAGLGPGGGPIALLAGPGGLGGIPESALSRRPPPSPLPHSHASSAPLTAHSVASMTSTSMSLTTSTVPSSAFSRASPSVQISSSGGGPSGPGSVGPGGLPNSSAAAAAAAAAHRAASPASSVSSLSRQSPLHPVPQSPLSHHPSSSALSAAAAAVAERDRHALMRQQSPHMTPPPVSNASLMASPLSKMYAPQPGQRGLGTSPPPHLRPGASPPVIRHPQMPLPLPLIAPGGGIPQIGVHPGQSPYPHPLLHPSVFYSPHHHPFNSPYGYAPYGPGFPAYMKPPPQPGQLDPAAVMAAHHAGLQGPPTQQMRQDEQNAAAAAAAAAAEKQHQAAAAAAAQQHKAPQQQPPGGMPPNKPPTPKTPQGPGGGMPPGMGGPGTPTGLPPGAYPGSHMPGYPQGPPHGSPFAPQDGQPHGLKPTSHMDALRAHAHSANSAGMGGGHHPTEPLPIDIEPDPEPEIPSPTHNIPRGPSPEAKPDDTECHRSQSAIFVRHIDRGDYNSCTRTDLIFKPVADSKLARKREERDRKLAEKERERRQQQQQQQQQQQQQQAAAAQQAAQQAKMKAELKPPYADTPALRQLSEYARPHVAFSPVEQMVPYHHPMGPMYRERELEEIKNAQAAAASQSRLDPHWMEYYRRGIHPSQFPLYANPAISQMERERLGIPPPHHVGLDPGEHMVRMIRLTREYHAHSHTHLHLPLHPQPQPPEAGFQLPPNVGQYPRPNMLIPREPHSDVLLRMSYADQLQAAEFQRQSLHDQYFRQRPR; from the exons ATGGCGGCCTCCACTCAAGGAGAAATTCGAGTGGGTCCCGGCCACCAGGTAAACGATGTCTAT GCAAAACTGCCCGATTATAATCCAATCTCAAGCTTCCCCATCGACAAGGAAACCGATGAACGTGAACTAGAGGAATCAAGATGGAGTCCAGGCGTTGTGGCCGATGGCGACTTGTTAATGTTCTTGCGTGCGGCTCGCTCCATGGCTGCATTTCAAGGAATGTGTGATGGTGGTTTAGAAGACGGTTGTTTGGCTGCCAGTCGCGACGACACTACAATAAACGCACTCGACGTG CTCCACGATTCTGGTTACGATCCAGGCAAAGCTCTACAAGCGCTCGTAAAGTGCCCCGTTTCGAAGGGCATCGACAAGAAGTGGACCGAGGACGAAACAAAGAAATTCATCAAGGGTCTGCGTCAGTTTGGGAAGAACTTCTTCCGCATCCATAAGGACCTGCTGCCGCACAAGGACACGCCAGAGCTGGTCGAGTTCTACTATCTGTGGAAGAAGACGCCCGGCGCGAACAACAATCGGCCACACAGGCGACGCCGCCAGAGCGCCCTGCGACGCAACCGTGTCACGCGGGcgaacaacagcaacagcaacactcCTCCGAAGAAGGAGGACACTCCCGAACCACAAACTgcgacgacggcgacggcggcggcaacCGCGGCGTCCGAGACGGCGAGTCGCTCCTCGCCCGCTGTCTCCAAGGAGGAGAACAGCTCGCTCACCGAGGACGACGCCAGCGAGTGCGACAGTGATTCGAGTCTGACCCACAAAAGGGATGAATCACCCTCAAGGATGAGGACGCGTAACAAGCaacagaacaacaacaacagcagcaccagcagcggTAACAACACGGCCGGAAACGGTGGCGGTAACGCCACATCCATAAGCAGCGGATCAACCGGCGGCGGTGCCGCTGGCGGCAACAGTTCGTCTAAGGATCAATCAGCCAACGCCGTGGCTAATGGCAAGCGACCCAAGAGGGGCTCCGAAACACCGGATGTTTCCGGCGGAGCCTCGGTCGATAGTCCCAAGACACCGACGAAGGCTGTGGCCGAGAGTTCGGCCAATAAGCGCAAGGGTGGCAAGCAGGATACGCCCAACAAAAAGAAGCGAACGGAGCAGGAGTCCAACGAGCCAAGCGCTCACGAGGAGAATGCCGTCAAAGAGAAGCGCAAGAGACCGGACAGCCCGGTTGAGAGCATGAACTCGGATAGCCGGCCGGATTCCGTGCTCGACGATGGGGAATCTAATACCACGGACACCACCACCGCCGAGCAGCAGTCGACAAAGGACAGCAAGGATACGGTCAGCTGCAAGGAGGAGCGTGAAATGGTCACCAACGATCTGGAGGCCAAGGCCGAGGAGAAGGCCATCAAGGCAGAGGCTTTGGCGGAGGACAGCAAGGATAGCGCCATCAAGAACATGGACGAGGAGACAAACATCCAGGCGCCTATCAGTGCAGAGACAAGTTTGGTGGATGGTCCAAATCCCAATGCCTTGCCCAGTCCAGTGGCCGCACCAATCACTATGAAGGTGCCCACAATTGCCACAGTTGAGGCGCTGAACGCGTCCGTGGATCGCAAGGAGGCCATCGAGAAGATGGAGTCGTGCGACAGCGATCCGGAGATGCTTAAAAAACTGGCAACCATTAAGCAGGAAGTAtctccgcagcagcagcagcatttgcaaCAGCCATcacagcagcagatgcagcagcaactcgcACCTGTTGGCTTACAGCCGCCTCCGTCTTGCCCGCCTTCAGAATCAGTCTATATCAAAAAGGAACCCATGGAGGACTCGATGGACGCCACCTGCAATCAGAACAGCAACGAACCGCAGGACCTGAAGGTGAAGATCGAGATTAAAAACGAGGATGCATTAAAGCACAGTGTCGGAGGTATGCCGCCTTCTGGACCCTGTGCACCGCCTTCGGCTCTACATCCACTCTCCGGAGCTCCGGTAGAGAGCGGCCAGGAGCCACTGCACCTGCAACACATGCCTCATGGACCGGTGCCAACGCAACCGCCTCCTGGCTATCTAATTGATGGCCAGCTAAAGTATGGACCACCGGGACAAGGCGTGCCTCCACAGCCTCCACAACTGCACAGCGATGCGGCTGGAGGAGTCAGTGGAGCACCGCCTGGAGCCCCGACCACGCCGCAGAAGTATCCGCCCGAGATGGAGATGAAGTTTGCTCCTCAGGATCTCAAGTATCCCCCACCGCCGCCCCTAGATGCACTCAAGTACAGCCAGGAGATGCaagctgcggcggcggcagcggctgcagctgGCAAGTACGATATGAAGTACATGATAGAGCAGCAGGGCAAGTACAACGTGGAGTTGTCAGCTGCCCATCAGCCGCCAAGCAAGCCAGGCTACCAGGATTCGCTAAAGATACCCGATATCAAGCCTGGTTTCGGCCACATGCCGCACACCGTGAGCTCACCGATGGACGCCGCCCATAAATACGGACCGCCTCCAACGTCGCAAGAgtcccagcaacagcagccccAGCCGTCGGCACATCAGGTACCGCCGGGAGCAACTCCACCACCTGGTATCGCCATGCCCAAGCCGCACTACCAACACGATGTGCAAACACCACCGTTGGGACGGCCCTTCGAGCCGACCGGACTTATGCTCAAGTATGGCGATCCATTGGCAGCCAAATACGGCCCGCCTCAGGATCTCAAGTACCCGATGCCGCCGGTCTCTCAGGCGGGACCAGCGGACATAAAGCCCTATGGCGGCGAGAATCTAATCAAGTCCTCACCGTACGGACCGCCGCCGGAGAGTCCTATTGATGCCTCAGCGCGCTCTACACCTGGTCAGGATAGCCagggcagcaacagcaattcACAGCCGCCCTCAATGCCCCCGCAACCCCAGCAGTTCCAGTCGCCGCATCCCTCGCCGCATATGCCTTCGCCAGCAGGTGGTGGGCTACCACCGGGAATGCATCCGCAAAATCTCATCCACGGCCCGCCACCAGGTGCAGCGGGCGGTAGTGGCCCCCAgccgcctccgccgcccaCATCGCTGCATCAGCCCACGCCCACGTCTGCAGGTCCACCCAGTCTGCAACATGGACTACATCCTGGCCACCAGCACTCACAGCTGTCTGCGGCTACATCGCTACCGCCGAGCTCGATTGGAATTCCTCCCACGCTCTCGACTATGGCGCCCTCGCACATGCACCCGCACCTTCATCCACATGCGCATCTGCAGGGTCTCCATCGGCCGCACGATCTGCCGCCCAGTATGCATCCACATGCTCCCATGCCGCTGTCGTTGCAGGGACATCCGCAGCACGGACATGGATTGCCGCCCTCGCATCCTtctcagcaacagcagcaacaacaacaacaacagaccGGCGGACCAGCTGGCACAGTGCGAACTCCGTCACCTGCCCAGCAGCCGCCGAGATCCCTGCACGATCCGCAATCGTCTCGAGAGCCGCCCACCTCGCAGCCCTCGACCACAATGGCAGGATCGAGTGGTCCAGGTGGACCACCGCCGCAACAGTCGCCGCACGCGCATCGAACATCGCCGTTGCCAGGACTCGCGGGAAGTGGACCTCCACCACCGGGACTCATCGGTCATCCGATGGCCATACACCCGCACCTGGCCCACTTGCCGCCCGGACATCCTGCACACGCAGCGCTCGCTCATCCTGGACACCATCTGCTGTCGCACTCGATAGCGGGCTTGGGACCTGGCGGTGGACCGATCGCGCTGCTGGCCGGTCCCGGCGGGCTTGGAGGTATTCCAGAGTCCGCTCTAAGTCGCCGCCCCCCGCCCTCACCCCTGCCACACTCGCATGCCTCTTCGGCCCCACTGACGGCCCATTCGGTGGCCAGTATGACGTCCACCAGTATGTCGCTGACCACCAGCACGGTGCCATCATCTGCCTTTAGCCGCGCCAGTCCCAGCGTACAGATCTCGAGCAGCGGGGGTGGTCCTTCAGGCCCCGGAAGCGTTGGACCTGGTGGATTGCCAAACTCttcggcagcggcagcagctgcggcagctgctCATCGTGCAGCGTCCCCGGCCTCCAGCGTCAGCAGCCTGAGTCGGCAGAGTCCGCTGCATCCGGTGCCGCAGTCGCCGCTCAGCCATCATCCGTCGTCCTCTGCGTTATCTGCCGCGGCAGCTGCCGTGGCGGAACGGGATCGACATGCGCTGATGCGTCAGCAATCGCCACATATGACTCCACCCCCGGTGTCCAATGCCTCTTTAATGGCAAGTCCCCTGAGCAAAATGTACGCTCCTCAGCCGGGTCAGAGGGGCTTGGGAACATCACCGCCACCGCACTTGCGGCCTGGAGCATCACCGCCGGTCATTCGCCACCCGCAGATGCCTCTGCCGTTGCCATTGATTGCGCCTGGCGGAGGAATACCGCAGATTGGAGTGCATCCGGGTCAGTCACCGTATCCGCACCCGCTACTGCATCCCTCGGTATTTTACTCGCCGCACCACCATCCCTTCAATTCGCCATACGGCTATGCGCCCTATGGTCCTGGATTCCCGGCGTACATGAAGCCGCCACCACAGCCGGGACAGCTTGATCCGGCAGCCGTGATGGCGGCCCACCATGCTGGATTGCAAGGACCGCCGACACAGCAGATGCGCCAGGACGAGCAGAATGCAgcggccgccgctgcagcagcagctgctgagAAACAACACCAagcggctgcagcagcggcagcacaGCAGCACAAGGCGCCCCAACAACAACCGCCCGGCGGAATGCCACCCAACAAACCGCCGACGCCAAAGACGCCACAGGGTCCAGGCGGTGGAATGCCCCCTGGAATGGGTGGACCGGGAACACCGACGGGACTACCGCCCGGTGCTTATCCAGGCAGCCATATGCCGGGATATCCACAAGGACCGCCACATGGATCACCCTTTGCGCCGCAAGATGGTCAGCCTCACGGACTAAAGCCCACATCGCACATGGACGCCCTGCGAGCCCATGCGCACTCAGCCAACTCGGCGGGAATGGGTGGAGGACACCATCCTACGGAGCCAT TGCCCATTGATATTGAACCGGATCCAGAGCCAGAAATTCCCAGTCCAACGCACAACATACCACGTGGTCCAAGTCCCGAAGCAAAACCGGACGACACCGAATGCCATCGCTCTCAGTCTGCCAT ATTTGTGCGTCACATCGATCGCGGGGATTACAATTCATGCACGAGAACAGATTTGATCTTCAAGCCGGTGGCCGACTCAAAGTTGGCCCGCAAGCGAGAAGAACGCGACCGCAAGCTGGCCGAAAAGGAGCGTGAGCGGCGACAG cagcagcagcaacaacaacagcagcagcaacaacagcaagcagCTGCGGCGCAACAGGCGGCACAGCAAGCCAAGATGAAGGCGGAGCTAAAGCCTCCATATGCGGATACACCGGCACTGCGTCAACTGTCTGAGTATGCTCGTCCCCACGTCGCCTTCAG TCCTGTTGAGCAGATGGTGCCATATCATCATCCAATGGGCCCCATGTACAGAGAGAG GGAACTGGAGGAGATCAAAAACGCACAAGCTGCTGCGGCGAGTCAATCCAGACTAGACCCGCACTGGATGGAGTACTATCGACG CGGCATTCACCCCTCGCAGTTCCCACTGTATGCGAATCCGGCGATATCGCAGATGGAGAGGGAGCGTCTGGGAATTCCACCTCCGCACCATGTGGGGTTGGACCCGGGCGAGCACATGGTGCGTATG ATACGATTGACGAGAGAATATCATGCACACTCTCATACTCATTTACATTTGCCTTTGCATCCACAGCCGCAACCACCGGAGGCCGGTTTCCAACTGCCAC CGAATGTTGGCCAGTATCCGCGGCCAAATATGCTTATACCTAGGGAGCCGCACTCGGATGTCCTGCTACGCATGTCCTATGCCGACCAACTACAG GCCGCCGAGTTCCAGCGACAGTCCCTGCACGATCAGTACTTTAG ACAACGGCCCAGATAA